From the genome of Actinacidiphila yeochonensis CN732, one region includes:
- a CDS encoding alpha/beta fold hydrolase, whose amino-acid sequence MSRTTPNRRSVNRALSALALLVVAAGAVTACSDHDSTAKHSTSASASASASTSGSASASASASSGTSQAGQAKLHMIDNGGHRLAFYVTQGNGSTIVLDSGGGNDASYWNDLVPKLHAATGATIVTYDRSGLGKSDVVAGPWKVQDAVSDLTTGLQQLGITKNVTLVSHSQAGEIATYFAEQNPKMLSGAVLVDANLPQLFTDAETARLYAFDQPEVAAAKKNPDTPQNRQLISTAESFVATSKAYHKATWPDAVPATVIVSEKTPFDGSPEDAQRWRDAAASFVKAGPHRTLVTAKGSSHEVPKDRPDLVLKEIESMVAAQH is encoded by the coding sequence ATGTCCCGCACCACACCCAACCGCCGGTCCGTGAACCGCGCTCTGTCGGCCCTCGCCCTGCTGGTCGTGGCTGCCGGCGCTGTCACGGCCTGCAGCGACCACGACTCCACCGCGAAGCACTCGACGTCGGCTTCGGCTTCGGCCTCGGCCTCGACTTCGGGTTCGGCCTCGGCTTCGGCCTCCGCCTCGTCGGGGACCAGTCAGGCGGGACAGGCGAAGCTGCACATGATCGACAACGGCGGTCACCGTCTGGCCTTCTACGTCACGCAGGGCAACGGCTCCACCATCGTCCTGGACTCGGGTGGCGGCAACGACGCGTCGTACTGGAACGACCTCGTCCCCAAGCTCCACGCGGCCACCGGCGCCACCATCGTCACCTACGACCGGTCCGGGCTCGGCAAGAGCGACGTGGTGGCCGGTCCCTGGAAGGTCCAGGACGCCGTCAGCGACCTCACGACGGGGCTCCAGCAGCTGGGCATCACCAAGAACGTGACCCTCGTGTCCCACTCCCAGGCCGGCGAGATCGCGACCTACTTCGCCGAGCAGAACCCGAAGATGCTCTCCGGCGCGGTCCTCGTGGACGCCAACCTGCCGCAGCTCTTCACGGACGCGGAGACCGCCCGCCTCTACGCCTTCGACCAGCCCGAGGTCGCGGCGGCGAAGAAGAACCCGGACACGCCGCAGAACCGCCAGCTCATCTCCACCGCCGAGAGCTTCGTCGCGACGAGCAAGGCGTACCACAAGGCCACGTGGCCGGACGCGGTGCCGGCGACGGTCATCGTGTCGGAGAAGACCCCGTTCGACGGCTCCCCCGAGGACGCCCAGCGCTGGCGGGACGCCGCCGCCTCGTTCGTCAAGGCCGGCCCCCACCGCACCCTCGTCACCGCCAAGGGCAGCTCCCACGAGGTCCCGAAGGACCGCCCCGACCTCGTGCTCAAGGAGATCGAGAGCATGGTCGCGGCGCAGCACTGA
- a CDS encoding DUF4241 domain-containing protein translates to MNRLFSAGSSYQNADGDRMTVVSLPEAELTLPTGQVAACDPDTALGEEIEAFTDQVSPGAYRVVLSVVEVVPARHSDVLSHAVAAAWLQTADVPTARWSVALLPEQSHEDLSDTEFYGYGVDGGTGCFVDASAAESLGSLVDGFNSPIVEARFAEGAENLPINVTDPDSGLGVVAFSSGFGDGHYPTWVGHAEDGTVTGFVTEFFVVPQPGRDSDD, encoded by the coding sequence GTGAACCGCCTGTTCAGCGCGGGCAGTTCGTACCAGAACGCCGACGGCGACCGGATGACGGTGGTGTCCCTGCCGGAGGCGGAGCTGACGCTGCCGACCGGGCAGGTGGCGGCCTGCGACCCCGACACGGCGCTGGGCGAGGAGATCGAGGCGTTCACCGACCAGGTCTCCCCCGGCGCCTACCGGGTGGTGCTGTCGGTCGTGGAGGTGGTGCCGGCCCGCCACTCGGACGTCCTCTCGCACGCGGTCGCCGCGGCCTGGCTGCAGACCGCCGACGTCCCGACCGCCCGCTGGAGCGTGGCCCTGCTGCCGGAGCAGAGCCACGAGGACCTGTCGGACACCGAGTTCTACGGCTACGGAGTCGACGGGGGCACCGGCTGCTTCGTGGACGCCTCCGCCGCCGAGTCGCTCGGCTCCCTCGTGGACGGCTTCAACTCGCCCATCGTCGAGGCCCGGTTCGCCGAGGGCGCCGAGAACCTCCCGATCAACGTCACCGATCCCGACAGCGGCCTCGGCGTGGTCGCCTTCTCCTCAGGCTTCGGCGACGGCCACTACCCCACCTGGGTCGGCCACGCCGAGGACGGAACCGTCACCGGTTTCGTCACGGAGTTCTTCGTCGTCCCCCAGCCCGGCCGCGACAGCGACGACTAG
- a CDS encoding discoidin domain-containing protein, with the protein MSPAGTRVPPPARRKRLRDALRGGRSTVALVAAVASFGVLALAGSASASASAPAAAAPAAAAPAARTAARPAAAPSAVPAAPSGFTTTWSDDFSGAANTGLDTGTWRYDAGAGSSFGTGEIETMTNSTSNVYTDGNGHLVLKALHSGTDPNSGWTSGRVETQADGFGARPGGVVRVQASIQQPNLTTANGAGYWPAFWMLGSPLRVGVGWPGSGEVDIMEDINARSSVFGTLHCGVGSGGPCNETSGLGSGERACSGCQTGYHTYAVEIDRSTSPEQLRYYLDGSLYFTVNSSQVDATTWANAVDHSFFVIFDLAIGGGFPAAFGGGPNAATASGGQMNVDYVAVYNKQPDYGTNIALGKTATSSSNESASFPASNAVDGDISTRWSSGFSDPQWLQVDLGQSYNLTHASLTWEAAAASAYQLQVSPDGTNWTTVYTNSNSPQDLQDTALSTTGRYVRVYATGRASQYGDSLYELGLYGTPASGGGGTNPGTGTLLSQGKTATASASENSSFTAPMAVDGDLGTRWSSGFSDPQWLQVDLGAVHTLSQVKLDWETAYGTAYQIQTSTDGSTWTTVYSTTTGTGGNETLPITGSGRYVRLYGTARSTQYGYSLWEFQVYGS; encoded by the coding sequence ATGTCACCCGCAGGCACGCGCGTACCACCGCCGGCCCGTCGCAAGCGCCTACGGGACGCGCTGCGCGGCGGCCGGAGCACTGTCGCCCTCGTCGCGGCGGTCGCCTCGTTCGGCGTCCTCGCCCTGGCCGGCTCGGCCTCGGCGTCAGCCTCGGCCCCAGCAGCCGCGGCCCCGGCAGCCGCGGCCCCCGCAGCCCGGACCGCGGCCCGACCCGCCGCCGCGCCCTCGGCCGTGCCCGCCGCGCCGTCCGGCTTCACCACCACGTGGAGCGACGACTTCAGCGGCGCTGCCAACACCGGCCTGGACACCGGCACGTGGCGCTACGACGCCGGCGCCGGCTCGTCCTTCGGGACCGGCGAGATCGAGACCATGACCAACAGCACCAGCAACGTCTACACCGACGGCAACGGCCACCTGGTGCTCAAGGCCCTGCACTCCGGCACCGACCCCAACTCCGGCTGGACGTCCGGCCGGGTGGAGACGCAGGCGGACGGCTTCGGCGCCCGGCCCGGCGGTGTGGTGCGGGTGCAGGCGTCGATCCAGCAGCCGAACCTGACCACCGCCAACGGCGCCGGCTACTGGCCCGCGTTCTGGATGCTGGGCTCGCCGCTGCGGGTCGGCGTCGGCTGGCCGGGCTCCGGCGAGGTCGACATCATGGAGGACATCAACGCCCGCAGCTCCGTCTTCGGCACCCTGCACTGCGGGGTCGGCTCGGGCGGGCCGTGCAACGAGACCTCCGGCCTCGGCTCGGGTGAGAGGGCCTGCTCCGGCTGCCAGACCGGCTACCACACCTACGCGGTGGAGATCGACCGCTCCACCTCGCCCGAGCAGCTGCGCTACTACCTCGACGGCTCGCTCTACTTCACCGTCAACTCCTCGCAGGTGGACGCCACCACCTGGGCGAACGCGGTGGACCACAGCTTCTTCGTCATCTTCGACCTGGCCATCGGCGGCGGCTTCCCCGCGGCCTTCGGCGGCGGACCCAACGCGGCCACCGCGTCCGGCGGGCAGATGAACGTCGACTACGTGGCCGTCTACAACAAGCAGCCGGACTACGGCACGAACATCGCGCTCGGCAAGACCGCCACCTCGTCCTCGAACGAGAGCGCGTCCTTCCCGGCCTCGAACGCGGTGGACGGCGACATCTCCACCCGCTGGTCCAGCGGCTTCTCCGACCCGCAGTGGCTCCAGGTCGACCTCGGCCAGTCCTACAACCTCACCCACGCGAGCCTGACATGGGAGGCGGCCGCCGCATCGGCCTACCAGCTACAGGTGTCCCCGGACGGTACGAACTGGACCACCGTCTACACCAACAGCAACAGCCCGCAGGACCTCCAGGACACCGCGCTCAGCACCACGGGCCGGTACGTCCGGGTCTACGCGACCGGCAGAGCGAGCCAGTACGGCGACTCGCTCTACGAGTTGGGCCTGTACGGCACGCCGGCCAGCGGTGGCGGCGGCACGAACCCGGGCACGGGCACGCTGCTGTCGCAGGGGAAGACGGCCACCGCGTCCGCCAGTGAGAACAGCAGCTTCACCGCGCCCATGGCCGTCGACGGCGACCTCGGCACCCGCTGGTCCAGCGGCTTCTCCGACCCGCAGTGGCTCCAGGTCGACCTCGGCGCCGTGCACACCCTCAGCCAGGTGAAGCTCGACTGGGAGACCGCGTACGGCACGGCTTACCAGATCCAGACCTCCACCGACGGCTCCACCTGGACCACCGTCTACTCCACCACCACCGGCACCGGCGGCAACGAGACGCTGCCGATCACCGGCTCCGGCCGCTACGTACGGCTGTACGGCACGGCCCGTTCCACGCAGTACGGCTACTCGCTCTGGGAGTTCCAGGTCTACGGGAGCTGA
- a CDS encoding ATP-binding protein yields MTDSTSSATDSEPPDVVVQSWPHGPRSVGKARRLLVSSLDVWGLKHLADAAELVVSELVTNSVRYAREPSGRLIATRFERLDGGVRIEVHDANTARPELRQASDDAERGRGLALVDAVTSGRWGVGDRDGVGKMVWAECTGADPDAATVTVG; encoded by the coding sequence GTGACCGACAGCACGTCTTCGGCCACTGACAGCGAGCCTCCCGACGTCGTCGTCCAGTCCTGGCCGCACGGCCCCCGCTCCGTCGGCAAGGCGCGCAGACTGCTCGTCAGCAGCCTCGACGTGTGGGGCCTGAAACACCTCGCGGACGCCGCCGAACTCGTCGTGTCGGAGCTGGTGACCAACAGCGTCCGCTATGCCAGGGAGCCGAGCGGGCGACTGATCGCCACCCGGTTCGAACGGCTCGACGGCGGCGTCCGGATCGAGGTGCACGACGCGAACACCGCCAGGCCCGAGCTGCGCCAGGCGTCCGACGACGCCGAGCGCGGGCGCGGCCTGGCCCTGGTGGACGCCGTCACGTCGGGGCGGTGGGGGGTCGGCGACCGCGACGGCGTCGGCAAGATGGTCTGGGCCGAGTGCACCGGCGCCGACCCCGACGCCGCCACCGTGACCGTCGGCTGA
- a CDS encoding helix-turn-helix domain-containing protein has product MNVKELDPDSSPQAAFGARLRRIRCELGLTQDELGDRMGYSSTHLSSVETGRKMPTLRLSRRADEALGTADAFEREWREMRHGLLLEGFPEFLEYEARAAEIRLYEVGVMPGLLQTPEYAAVLADSAVKRGAITSDQADERVALVAERQASLIRTPPPVIFAVLDEGCVLRPVGGPEVVEAQLTRLLEFADQPNTVLQIAPFTMGERRPFNLPITVLTMPNRSLMSYAESAQRGDLERESTSVVPQLTAYHQLQAEALSQADTVALIEKVRKGTS; this is encoded by the coding sequence TTGAACGTCAAGGAGTTGGACCCGGACAGCTCTCCACAAGCGGCCTTCGGAGCCCGTCTTCGCCGGATACGCTGCGAACTCGGCTTGACGCAGGACGAGTTGGGCGACCGGATGGGGTATTCCAGTACGCATCTCTCGTCCGTGGAAACTGGTCGCAAGATGCCGACCTTGCGCCTTTCGCGGCGCGCGGACGAGGCGTTGGGCACCGCGGACGCGTTCGAGCGCGAGTGGCGCGAGATGCGGCACGGCCTGCTGCTGGAGGGTTTCCCCGAGTTCCTTGAGTACGAGGCCCGCGCTGCGGAGATCCGGCTCTACGAGGTGGGCGTCATGCCGGGGTTGTTGCAGACCCCGGAGTACGCCGCTGTACTGGCCGACAGCGCCGTCAAGCGGGGGGCTATCACCTCCGACCAGGCGGATGAGCGGGTGGCCCTGGTCGCGGAGCGGCAGGCGTCGCTGATCCGCACGCCCCCGCCGGTGATCTTCGCCGTGCTGGACGAAGGCTGCGTGCTGCGGCCCGTCGGTGGGCCCGAGGTGGTGGAGGCCCAGCTCACACGGCTGCTGGAGTTCGCCGACCAGCCCAATACCGTGCTCCAGATCGCCCCCTTCACCATGGGGGAGCGACGCCCGTTCAATCTGCCGATCACGGTACTCACGATGCCGAACCGCTCGCTGATGTCATATGCGGAGTCCGCGCAACGAGGTGACCTCGAACGGGAAAGCACGTCCGTGGTCCCCCAGTTGACGGCCTACCATCAGCTACAGGCCGAAGCGCTGTCTCAGGCGGATACCGTGGCCTTGATCGAGAAGGTACGAAAGGGCACCTCGTGA
- a CDS encoding DUF397 domain-containing protein, with translation MTTDSPRWFTSSYSDNGGQCVEVAANLAPTQGVVPVRDSKDRSGPSLAFTAEAWTAFVSGVREGDFPAV, from the coding sequence ATGACGACCGACTCCCCCCGCTGGTTCACGTCCTCCTACAGCGACAACGGCGGCCAGTGCGTCGAGGTAGCTGCCAACCTTGCCCCGACCCAGGGCGTCGTCCCCGTCCGGGACTCCAAGGACCGCTCCGGCCCCTCCCTGGCCTTCACGGCCGAGGCATGGACGGCCTTCGTGTCCGGCGTCCGCGAGGGCGACTTCCCCGCCGTCTGA
- a CDS encoding DUF397 domain-containing protein, which produces MTATASPHWYTSSHSDNGGACVEVAANLAPTQGIVPVRDSKDRSGPSLAFTAEAWTAFVSGVREGDFPAV; this is translated from the coding sequence ATGACCGCGACCGCATCCCCCCACTGGTACACGTCCTCCCACAGCGACAACGGCGGCGCCTGCGTCGAGGTAGCTGCCAACCTTGCCCCGACCCAGGGCATCGTCCCCGTCCGCGACTCCAAGGACCGCTCCGGCCCCTCCCTGGCCTTCACGGCCGAGGCATGGACGGCCTTCGTGTCCGGCGTCCGCGAGGGCGACTTCCCCGCCGTCTGA
- a CDS encoding RNA polymerase sigma factor: METEHDLSGERGADAQLAMAAGDPAAFTPLVEMYSAALHGYFARRVPGAADDLLSEAWLQAFAARRTFDPSRGSARGWLFGVARNVLAAHLRRAERVEALPEARVSDPWQAVDQRLDAAAMAPALRQALAELPAEEREVMLLVSWEQLTPTEAADAVGIPSGTARSRLHRARRRLRERLTPPRLARRNLAVTGDLA, from the coding sequence GTGGAAACCGAGCACGACCTGAGTGGCGAGCGCGGCGCTGACGCCCAGCTGGCCATGGCGGCCGGTGATCCTGCGGCGTTCACGCCCCTGGTCGAGATGTACTCGGCCGCCCTGCACGGCTACTTCGCGCGGCGGGTGCCCGGCGCGGCGGACGATCTGCTGTCCGAGGCGTGGCTGCAGGCGTTCGCAGCGCGGCGCACGTTCGACCCCTCGCGGGGATCGGCGCGCGGCTGGCTGTTCGGGGTGGCCCGCAACGTTCTCGCCGCCCATCTGCGGCGGGCGGAGCGGGTGGAGGCACTGCCGGAGGCGCGTGTCAGCGACCCGTGGCAGGCGGTGGACCAGCGGCTGGACGCGGCGGCTATGGCACCCGCGCTGCGCCAGGCGCTGGCCGAGCTGCCCGCCGAGGAGCGGGAGGTGATGCTCCTGGTCAGTTGGGAGCAGCTGACCCCCACCGAGGCGGCCGACGCCGTGGGCATCCCGAGCGGGACGGCCCGTTCGCGGCTGCACCGGGCCCGGCGCAGATTGCGCGAGCGGCTCACACCGCCCCGCCTCGCCCGACGAAACCTGGCCGTGACGGGAGACCTGGCATGA
- a CDS encoding VOC family protein: protein MPVRSTPWPEGTPCWVDCQVDDPVKASAFYSALFGWEIRNGPLDSGGHFRAVRDGRVIAGIGPIPRPGMHSVWTTFFAAEDADAAAGRLVRAGGQLLAPPFDVRDQGRMSVGADPTGGVFGIWQAHAHNGAAVYNEHGAYCWNELHTRQLDTAKRFYAEVFDLTYADIGDDATTKYTIFTPPGEEKPAGGMHDDTLTPGEPTPSHWLIWFQYDGVDTAVERVVELGGTVLTPPADSPFGRMAVVTAPQGERFGLIDANVKTGEVPQ, encoded by the coding sequence ATGCCCGTACGCTCCACGCCCTGGCCGGAGGGAACCCCCTGCTGGGTGGACTGCCAGGTGGACGATCCGGTCAAGGCGAGCGCGTTCTACTCCGCCCTGTTCGGCTGGGAGATCCGCAACGGCCCGCTGGACTCCGGCGGGCACTTCCGGGCGGTGCGGGACGGCCGGGTCATCGCCGGGATCGGCCCCATTCCGCGACCCGGGATGCATTCGGTGTGGACCACCTTCTTCGCCGCCGAGGACGCCGACGCCGCCGCCGGACGGCTGGTCAGGGCCGGGGGACAGCTCCTGGCTCCCCCGTTCGACGTACGCGACCAGGGGCGGATGTCCGTCGGCGCGGACCCCACCGGTGGAGTGTTCGGGATCTGGCAGGCCCACGCGCACAACGGTGCCGCCGTCTACAACGAACACGGCGCCTACTGCTGGAACGAGCTGCACACCCGGCAGCTCGACACCGCGAAGCGGTTCTACGCCGAGGTCTTCGACCTCACCTACGCCGACATCGGCGACGACGCGACCACGAAGTACACGATCTTCACCCCGCCGGGCGAGGAAAAGCCCGCCGGCGGCATGCACGACGACACCCTGACCCCCGGCGAACCGACGCCCAGCCACTGGCTCATCTGGTTCCAGTACGACGGCGTCGACACCGCGGTCGAACGGGTCGTCGAACTGGGCGGCACGGTGCTCACGCCTCCGGCCGACTCGCCCTTCGGCCGGATGGCGGTGGTCACGGCACCGCAGGGCGAGAGGTTCGGCCTCATCGACGCCAACGTGAAGACGGGGGAAGTGCCGCAGTAG
- a CDS encoding MarR family winged helix-turn-helix transcriptional regulator: MKDVADVAAEDLAQAADALFFAMRRARTTATHQDGGISLAQLTLLEPLAREREIPVSRLAANADVSVPTATRMLKQLEGKGVVVRERSARDERQVLVSLTEEGAVKLAHLQGRLRERQARAFAAFTPSERVQLVTLTRRLSELIAASDGAPEAATSEGDEHGA; this comes from the coding sequence GTGAAAGACGTGGCGGATGTGGCCGCCGAGGACCTGGCGCAGGCCGCCGACGCGCTCTTCTTCGCCATGCGCCGGGCCCGCACCACGGCCACGCACCAGGACGGTGGGATCTCGCTCGCGCAGTTGACGCTGCTCGAACCCCTGGCCCGGGAGCGGGAGATCCCCGTCAGCCGGCTCGCGGCCAACGCCGACGTGAGCGTTCCCACCGCCACGCGCATGCTCAAGCAGCTCGAAGGCAAGGGGGTGGTGGTGCGTGAGCGCTCGGCGCGCGACGAGCGGCAGGTCCTCGTCAGCCTCACCGAGGAAGGCGCCGTCAAGCTCGCCCACCTGCAAGGGCGGCTGCGCGAACGGCAGGCGCGTGCCTTCGCCGCCTTCACGCCGAGCGAGCGCGTTCAGCTCGTGACGCTGACCCGGCGGCTGAGCGAACTCATCGCCGCCTCCGACGGTGCACCCGAAGCTGCCACCTCCGAGGGCGACGAACACGGAGCGTGA
- a CDS encoding amidohydrolase family protein — protein sequence MTTNAGRIDVHQHLIPAAYRALLDQRGLTAGGWPTPDWDPQSAIGMMDRRSIATGVLSISSPGVHLGDDAEGRALARSVNEFGAELVKDRPDRFGLFASVPLPDVDGAVAEAVYALDELHADGVVLLSNAHGRYLGEKEFEPLWAELDARSAVVFIHPTAPQLPMLDGLPSPLLDFPFDTTRTALHMVANGVMSRHTQLKVILSHGGGFLPYAAVRFAGASQFVPGTTSEGILADLRRFYFDTALSATPYSLPSLLAFAEPGHVLYGSDSPFASEPWGVEFDAGLDGYSGWQPGQQHAVNRGSAEALFPRLARP from the coding sequence ATGACCACCAACGCAGGCCGCATAGACGTCCACCAGCACCTGATCCCCGCGGCCTATCGCGCGCTGCTCGACCAGCGCGGGCTGACCGCCGGGGGCTGGCCCACACCCGACTGGGACCCGCAGTCCGCGATCGGGATGATGGACCGGCGCTCCATCGCGACCGGGGTCCTGTCGATCAGCTCCCCGGGCGTGCACCTGGGCGACGACGCCGAGGGCCGCGCCCTGGCGCGGAGCGTCAACGAGTTCGGCGCCGAACTGGTCAAGGACCGGCCCGACCGGTTCGGCCTCTTCGCGTCCGTCCCGCTGCCGGACGTCGACGGCGCCGTCGCCGAGGCCGTGTACGCGCTGGACGAGCTGCACGCGGACGGCGTCGTACTGCTCTCCAACGCCCACGGCCGCTACCTCGGGGAGAAGGAGTTCGAGCCGCTGTGGGCCGAACTCGACGCCCGTTCCGCGGTGGTGTTCATCCACCCGACCGCCCCGCAGCTGCCCATGCTGGACGGGCTGCCCAGCCCGCTGCTGGACTTCCCCTTCGACACCACCCGCACCGCGCTGCACATGGTGGCCAACGGCGTGATGAGCCGCCACACGCAGCTGAAGGTGATCCTCTCGCACGGCGGCGGCTTCCTGCCCTACGCGGCCGTCCGGTTCGCCGGTGCCTCGCAGTTCGTGCCCGGCACCACGTCCGAGGGCATCCTGGCCGACCTGCGCCGCTTCTACTTCGACACGGCCCTGTCCGCCACGCCGTACTCGCTGCCGTCCCTGCTGGCCTTCGCCGAGCCCGGCCACGTCCTCTACGGCAGCGACTCCCCGTTCGCGTCCGAACCGTGGGGCGTGGAGTTCGACGCCGGACTCGACGGCTACTCCGGCTGGCAGCCCGGCCAGCAGCACGCCGTCAACCGCGGCAGCGCCGAAGCGCTCTTCCCCCGCCTCGCGCGCCCCTGA
- a CDS encoding SAV_915 family protein, which yields MSAPLAAEDPEPLEPVPAGTALYVPVRPGPTGPTARFFRTALGGRTAVAFTTEERLRATLGRQPYIRLAEPALRALAEPLGVLELRLDPRLAAPAPAQVPDVPHPAPAGLGLAGHPATGGVR from the coding sequence ATGTCCGCACCCCTGGCCGCCGAGGACCCCGAGCCCCTTGAACCCGTCCCGGCCGGAACCGCGTTGTACGTCCCGGTCCGGCCGGGTCCCACCGGGCCGACCGCCCGCTTCTTCCGCACCGCCCTGGGCGGCCGGACGGCGGTGGCGTTCACCACCGAGGAGCGGCTGCGCGCCACGCTCGGCCGGCAGCCGTACATCCGGCTGGCCGAGCCGGCGCTGCGGGCACTGGCCGAACCGCTGGGGGTGCTCGAACTGCGCCTCGACCCCCGGCTGGCCGCGCCCGCGCCCGCCCAGGTGCCCGACGTGCCGCACCCCGCGCCCGCCGGCCTGGGGCTCGCCGGCCACCCCGCCACGGGAGGTGTCCGATGA
- the lysA gene encoding diaminopimelate decarboxylase: MPRDLTETVTVPRALGADPLSVWPASARPAPGGDVAVGGVSLAEAADRFGTPLYVLDEAEVRARCRGYLAAFPDADVVYAAKAFLCRAVARWVREEGLGLDVCSAGELELAVTSGFPAERIVLHGNAKTPEDLRAAVRLGVGRIVIDSPAEIARIATLVRPGDRQAVMLRVVPGVVAGGHQSVRTGGEGQKFGLSLTDGSAQHAVDRVLGQPGLELVGLHCHIGSQIATVKPYLAAVRRLVGLLARIRDQHGVALPQLDIGGGHAVAYRPGEPALDVPTLAARVRAELADGCAGNGLPVPRLTVEPGRAVIGPAGVALYRVLSIKHGGGRTMVAVDGGMGDNPRPALYGVRYAPLLVGRASTARPVPVDVVGRYCEAGDILAEDVALPEDLRPGDLLAVPVAGAYHLSMAAAYNMVGRPPVVGVADGTARLLVRRESLADLSLRDVG, from the coding sequence ATTCCGCGCGACCTCACCGAGACCGTGACCGTCCCGAGGGCTCTCGGCGCCGACCCGCTGTCGGTGTGGCCCGCCTCCGCCCGGCCCGCGCCCGGCGGGGACGTGGCCGTCGGCGGGGTGTCGCTGGCCGAGGCGGCGGACCGCTTCGGCACCCCCCTCTACGTACTCGACGAGGCCGAGGTGCGGGCCCGCTGCCGCGGCTACCTGGCCGCGTTCCCCGACGCCGACGTCGTCTACGCGGCCAAGGCGTTCCTGTGCCGGGCGGTGGCCCGCTGGGTGCGCGAGGAGGGCCTGGGCCTGGACGTGTGCTCGGCCGGCGAGCTGGAACTGGCCGTGACCAGCGGCTTCCCCGCCGAACGGATCGTCCTGCACGGCAACGCCAAGACCCCGGAGGACCTGCGGGCCGCCGTCCGCCTCGGGGTGGGCCGGATCGTCATCGACAGCCCCGCCGAGATCGCCCGCATCGCCACCCTCGTACGCCCCGGCGACCGGCAGGCGGTGATGCTGCGGGTGGTGCCCGGCGTGGTCGCCGGCGGCCACCAGTCGGTGCGCACCGGCGGCGAGGGCCAGAAGTTCGGGCTCTCCCTCACCGACGGCTCCGCGCAGCACGCCGTGGACCGGGTGCTGGGCCAGCCGGGCCTCGAACTGGTCGGCCTGCACTGCCACATCGGCTCCCAGATCGCGACCGTGAAGCCGTACCTGGCGGCGGTCCGGCGGCTGGTCGGGCTGCTGGCCCGCATCCGCGACCAGCACGGCGTGGCGCTGCCGCAGCTCGACATCGGCGGCGGCCACGCGGTCGCCTACCGCCCGGGCGAACCCGCCCTGGACGTCCCCACGTTGGCCGCCCGGGTGCGCGCCGAACTCGCCGACGGGTGCGCCGGCAACGGCCTCCCGGTACCCCGGCTCACGGTGGAGCCCGGCCGGGCGGTCATCGGGCCCGCCGGGGTGGCGCTCTACCGGGTGCTGTCTATCAAGCACGGCGGCGGCCGCACCATGGTCGCCGTGGACGGCGGCATGGGCGACAACCCGCGCCCCGCCCTCTACGGAGTGCGGTACGCGCCACTGCTGGTGGGCCGGGCCAGCACCGCCCGCCCCGTCCCGGTGGACGTCGTGGGCCGCTACTGCGAGGCCGGCGACATCCTCGCCGAGGACGTCGCCCTGCCCGAGGACCTGCGACCCGGCGACCTGCTGGCCGTACCCGTCGCGGGCGCGTACCACCTCTCGATGGCGGCCGCGTACAACATGGTCGGCCGCCCGCCCGTCGTGGGCGTCGCGGACGGCACCGCACGCCTCCTGGTGCGCCGCGAGTCGCTGGCGGACCTGTCCCTGCGCGACGTCGGCTGA